AATTTGATGAGGCCAGAACCTGGTCAGCCAGGAAAAACATCCTGGAGTATATCAAATCAAAAAAATCAACTACTTCAGAAGAGCAATTATGGTTGAGAAATTACAAAGGCACAGCATTGGACCTGTTCAGTGATATTGGAAGTTTCTGTTCAAAATATTTTGATGAAGGAAGTTCAAATCACCAGATTATTGAAAGCTATATAAATGACTTAAAAGAGTTAAGCAACTCTACTACTTATGATATTCTCCAAAAGAAAGTAAGTCTCATTCGATTAAAATATTTAGGGAATAAACGCCCTATTGAAGAATACGAGGTCAGCATCTTAAAGGATATTGTAAACTTATGTCCTTATGAATATGGCAACGCAGTATATGAAGCCAGAATGATGCTTTCCAGTTCATACCCTGTGGTTGTAAATGAACAGAATTTGTGTGGTATTAAAGACCAAAATCCTGCAGAATACAAATTCAACGAGAAATCAGTTTTAGTATATCCTAATCCATCAAATAATGTACTTAAAATAAAATTGAATGGAAATCCCGAAAGATTAATATATAGGGGAAAAGTTATTGATCTATTTGGAAGACCTGTTATTGAATTCTCGATACAAGAAATGCTTGAAATTCCGGTTTCGGAATTGAATCCCGGTTTGTATTTGATAACCATTGGTTCTTATAAAGAAGCTAATACAAAAGTACTTGTCCAAAGATGAAAACCAAAATAGTAATTTGGCTATTACTGGGCTTAGCGACAAATGCATATTCCCAGAAAAAGCATGACTACAACTGGTTATTTGGCTACGGTACCGGTGTGCCTGACAGCTCAAGTCCATATGGTGGGATCATCATGTCGTTTAATGATGGACAAATTAGCTTTATACCGCAAGCCAGAGATTTTGAGTTTAATTTGCAGACAAATAGCTTTTCAGATGATTTTGGGGTTTTAATGTATATGTCGAATGGATGTTTTCTTGCAGATTCCGAAGCAAAAATATTGCCTAATGGAGATTCATTAGGTTATGGTAAAATATGGGGAGTAAATTGTCCAAAATATCAACCAGCTGCTCAAAGCTGCTTATTTATAAATTTTAGTAATAGTGAAGAATTGGTATTTTTTCAAACTATCTTGGATACCATAGGTAATGGTCAAAAAGCATTCCGAAAATGTATATATGAAAATATTATTGTACATTCTAATGATTCAGTAAAATCAAAGAATAAAATCATATTATATGATACAATATATGGAGGAGGATTTTCAGCTATACCTGTGGATAATAGCTATAAGAGTTGGTGGGGAATAGCACCTGCTCGTCATAATAATGAAATTTATACATTCTTATATACACAAAATGGTATAGAAAAAATAAACAAGCAATCAATTGGCAAGGAACATATAGCCTTAGGATCAGGTGGGGCGCAAGGTCTTTTCTCTCCCAATGGGAGACACTATGCTTTTTATAGTCCACTAAGCGGTCTGCAGGTTTTTGATTTTGATAGAACTACAGGATTATTAAGTAATTTTAGTTTTTATGAAATAGTCTATCCTTTCAATACAAGTGGTGGTTGTGCCTTTTCGCCCGATTCGCGATTTGTATACGTATCCAATCCTACAGAAGTCCTTCAGGTAGATCTGATGGAACAAGACAGTACAAAAGCAATCGACACGGTAGGCGTTTTTGATGATTTTTTTGATCCCTATCCGGCTACTTACATGCAGATGGCTCTTGGACCTGATTGCAGGATTTATATTACCGCAGGAGGTGGGAATCAATACTTACATGTGATTCTTTATCCAAACCGGAAAGGGAAAGACTGCCAATTAATCAACAGAGGTCTTAAGTTACCCACAAGGAACAGCCATGCTACGCCAAACTTCCCACATTACCGCGTCGACGAACCTTATCCATGCGACAGCACCATTCGAATTCAACTCAATACGGATGTAGATGAAGCTTTTAAGTTTAGGCAAGGTGAATTATTATTATACCCAAATCCGGCAAAGTCGGAGTTGATTGTCCAGGATATCCAAAACCTAATACCTGGAAAAGTAAATATCAGATTGTTTAGTATTCAAGGTCAATTGATCAGTGAAATGCAAACTGACAATGCAGGAGAAGAAATGAGAATCCCAGTTCTGAATTTAAATACTGGGATGTATATTATTCAACTAAGGAATGAAAAGGGCAGATATTGGATGTCGAAGTTTTTAAAGGATTGAAAAAGAGCTCTATTGTATTGAGTATGAAGACCAGGATAATTACATTAGTATGTTTCTTTAGTATTTGTATTCATGCACACTCCCAGAAAAAACACGACTACAACTGGTTATTCGGATATGGTAGTGGTATTCCGGATAGTACTAATCCGTTTGGGGGGATAATCATGTCATTTAACAAAAATAAGATTGAGTTTATACCTCAAGAAAGAGATTTTTGGTTCAATTACCAAACGAACAGTTATTCTGATGCATCAGGAAAGTTAAGTTTTATGTCAAATGGCTGTTCAATGGCAGATGAAAATGCACAAATAATTTTAAATGGTGATTCATGTGTTTAGAAAGAAATGTCTATCAATCGATTTTTCTTATAATAAGCAAACATTATATTGATATTTTTGACTAATATTATATTAGTTAAAATAAAATACAAAATAATCAGTATTAAATTTTGATTTATTGCTAATTACGCATATCTTTGGTAAATCAATCACCAAAAACGGAATTAATATGAAATCCTTACGTCCTTACGTCCTTACGTCCTTAGACTCAAAATTAAAAGCGTCACTGCGTTTTTAATAATCAACTTAATTCTTTTCTCTTGCTTGAATGTGCAGGCTCAGGAATCAAATAATTCTTCCGAATGTGAAAACTTCAATTCTTTTGCCTATGACTCTGCAATCTTTGATAGCACGCATTTGATTGCGCCGTTTGAAAATGGAATTCTATTTGTGGATTTATCTTCAAAAGATAGCCTTGAAATAATTATTGAGAGTCTGGGTCTGGATGCCAATACGAGCTTTGAATTATTGTTTACCGAAAATGATTTCCAGGATACTCTGTATTATTATTCAAGGTATCAACAGTTCTATAAAGGAATTAGGTTAGATGGCGGAGGATATACGGTCGAATATATCAGAAACCTAACAGATGATCCTGATAATCCTTGTGATAACATTTACTCCATTGCTCCAAGAATTTTGACTGAAATTTCAATAGATACGGCTGCAGATATTTCTTTGCAATCTGCACTAGAATATTTTGAAAGCGATACGCTTTATGATTCGGAATTGATCATCACTCATAATTTTTTAAATGAATGTGAATATTTGTTGGTCTGGAGAATTGCTTACAGCGATTCCGTGGGAGGTAATAAATGTATATTTATTGATGCCAATACAGGAGACTCACTCACTACCATCGATTTGAATGAATACATCGATGCGCCTACTATTACTTACGGCATTCAAAACTTAGAAAATCTTGAATCTGGTAATAATTATATTCTTAAGTCACCTGATCAAAGACTGCGAGTACTGGATTTTGATAACACAAGTACTGACCCACACCAGGGAAGGGGAGGCCCGGCCTATTTTCCAAATTGGAAAGACAAGCCATCTCCCTTCACATCAAATTCAAATACTTCGTGGGGTTCAGAAGCTACAACTTTAGCTTATCAGGCATTTTATGTTGTGGAGAAAGTACTACCCGAATTCGATGCATTAGGAATTGGTGAAGGGTTTAATGACGTTAGGATTGGAACTTTAACAAGTTATAATAATTCTTTTGCACAACCTTGGGATGATTTTCAGGCTATATATTTAGGCGGCAACGCCAATGGTGGCCCAACCGCATTATTTGATATTGCAGCCCACGAATTTGCTCATATCTATTTGCGTAAATTTTTATCTAGTGAAAAATTGGCTGCAGGTTCCTTGCATGAGGGATTGTGTGACATGATTGGAACTTATATAGAATCAAAGATACAATCCCTTGATTGGGCAATAGGAGATGATGATAATCGAACTAGACAAGAATATGATCGAAATCTGCAATCTCCCGGTACTGATTTTGACTGCTTTACTGAAGTAATAAATTTGACAAATGCTCATCTAAGAGGAAAACCTCTGGGTCATTGGTTTTATTTAATCAGCCAAGGCAAAACATCCCCGGTGATTCCGGCTCTGGGTTTGGATAAGTCCACAGAAATCGTTTTGGCATCGCTTAAAAACCTGGGGAACCTGAGTGATTACAAAGACCTTATGGAATCGACCTTAGCCTATGTATTGAAAAATTATGGCAGATGCTCAGATGAATTCAGGGCTGTGGCTCAATCCTGGGAGTTAATTTGTGTACCTACCGGATATGCAAATTCTGGAACCATACCTGATTGTTCTGCGAATATATGCCTAACAGGCAGCTCTATTATTTGCGAAGAATCCGATGCGTTTCAGCTTTGCGCCTGTGGTGCTTATCCAATGGGTTCCACCTTTAATTGGACGATAATAGGTCCAAAGAGTACCGAATATACTTCACAATTGGGAATGCAGGGAAATAGTCAAACCGGAGGCCAGTGTTTGACGATCACAGACATACCAAAGTATCCTTATTACCCGCAGTACATCAAAATTTCCATGTATTCGCCAACATTATGTGATGCAGGCATAAGGCCTTGTATAATATACAAGCTCCTTAAACTGGAAGACTGTAATAATGACGATCCGAATTGTGATTATTTTTCTGAGTTGTCGCGTAAAGAACATAAAACGAAGATTGGAATTCAAGCAACTTTATTTAAGGACAAGAAGGATGATTGTGCTTTATTAAGAGTTTATGATATTTATGGTCGTCTAATTTTTACAACTAACAATTGTTTAATTCAGGGACGGGAAATTCCGTATTCAGGAATTGCGATCTTTAGATTTTCATCAAAAGATGGCAGCTTATTAAAAGTTCAAAAGAGGTATTTGGTTTATGGCAAAAATATAAAATAGCCTTTCAACTATGCAATATTCTTTGTAATGAAAAACTTTAATATTTTGACTTTGTTTATTTTTTTTGTCAGCACTTGGTCCGGCAAGATACTTTCTCAAACATATATAGGTCCTGTGTTAGGTTATGATTTTCAAAAGGTTATTTCCACTCGGGATTTTATTAGATTAGACTTAAAAAATAAAGGATTTGGAAATGGAAGCCCTTTGATAGGAATAAAATTAAAGCAAATATTAATTAACCAGTTTTATCTTCAAATTTCTGCTGATTTTACCCATAAGCATGTCCGAGGTTTTCCTGATGGAGGATTTTTTCAAGATTTTCTTTACCATTATAACTATTATAAGAATCAGTTTTTATTTACCTATTATTGGAAAAAAAAATGGAAAATTGGTGGTGGGATAACATACAATATTGTTAATAAACTATATTATGAAGATCTTGAACGTGGCCACATGAGCAATAATAAGGTAAATTATACTGAAAAAGGATGGGTGTTTTTACTTGGGCTAAAATATAATAAATTTGAGTTTGAAGTTTATTATAATAATAGAATCGAAACTCCAATTAGCGGGGAAAACATTTATGGCTTTCACTTGCACCAAATTCAATCTTTAGGTCTGCGTGTGAGTTATGATTTTAAGATCTTCGATGCATGTAAGAAAAAGGAAAAACCTGAATTGCTACCGGTGAATAAGATGGCAATTGTTGAGTGACGATATTTTGGTCAACATAAAATAATTTACCTGAAACTGTGAATTAATTCAGTGAGGTTCAATATTTCAATTCCTAAGATTGATTGAAAAAATAACAATAAAAGGGCAGATAAGATGATTAATTCAAGACACCACTTCAAAGTTGCCTTAAAACTGTAATGAATAACTTAAAAAATCTGGTTTTGTTGTTTATTTTTTTCATGTCATGTTCTAGTCATATTTTTTCCCAAACATATTTGAGTCCCGTCGTAGGTTATGATTTTCAAAAGTTGCTTCCGCCCCATTAAATTTTATTGACCTAGATTTTAAAAATAAAGGATTTGAAAATTCCAGCCCTTTGATAGGTGTCAATTTAAAGCAAAAACTGATTAACAAGTTATACTTTCAAGTTACCAGCGATTTCAACCATAAACACGTCCAGAGCTTTTTTTAAGGAGCGTTTTTTCAAGATTTAATCTTTCATTATAACTATGTAAGGAATAACTTCTTCCTTACATATTATTGGAAAAGCAAATGGAAGGTAGATGTAGGCGTGACATACAATATCGTAAACAATCTTTATTATGAAGATGAAGAAAACAATTACACGAGTGATCTAAGATATAATTATTCTGAAAAAGGTGTGATGTTCATGCTTGGATGGAAATATAATAAGTTTGAATTTGAGGCTTATTATTCTAAAAGGCTGGGTACACCTCTATTAGTAGGCGGAACAATTTATGGTTATGAGTTGCATCAGATTCAATCTTTAGGTCTGCGGTTAAGTTATGACTTTAAGATCTTCGACAGATGCAAGAAAAAGGAAATGCCTGAATTACCGGCGGCAAATAAAATGGCAGTTGTGGACTGAAGTCAGAATAGCATAACCATCAAAGTGTAAATCTATTTGCTAAATATGCACAGGGTCAATTCATGTTTGATACTTGTAAGTAAAACACAGGTGAGTAAATCCCAATTTAGTTTAGTAAATTTAAAAGGGGTATAAATTTTATACATATGCGCAATGTGCAGGGAGGGTATTGGCTTGGAAAATTTGTAAAGGAGTGAGATGAGCAGGACTCCTGACCCCCTTGATCCCCCTTTTTCCCTACTTTTGCTTCCCACAATTTCATACCATGAAATACAGCGCTGCCGAAATCAAGGAATTCAACAATCAGACCCGCGAATTTTTGCAGAACCCGTCTGTTACAAACCGTTCTGCTTTGGATCAGTTGAGAGAGTTGATCCGTTTTCACGAATGGCAGTATTATGCCCAGGATAACCCGCTGATTAGCGATTATGAATACGATCAATTGTATAAATTGCTGGAACGGGTTGAATCAGATCATCCGGATTGGTTTGATGCAGATTCTCCAACGCAAAGGGTGTCGAGCGACCTCACCGAGAAGTTCGAAACAGTAACACACCTTACCCCCATGCTTTCTCTCGAAAACTCCTATAAATTAGAAGACCTGGAAGCCTTTGATGCCCGGGTTCGAAAACTATGTGAGTTAAGTGATCAGAATGCGCTTGAATATTTTGCAGAACCCAAATTTGACGGGGGTAGTATTGCTCTGGTTTATGAGAACGATACCCTGGTCAGGGCCGCCACGCGCGGCGATGGTGCACAAGGGGATGAGATCACCCGAAATGCCCGAACCATGAAATCTGTACCTCTGCATGCAGCCTTTTCCAAATTCGGTTTGCACCGTGTAGAATTGCGCGGAGAGGCTGTACTCAGTCATAAAAAATTTGCGCTAATCAACCAACAAAGAGAATCGGATGGACTGAGTTTATTGGCCAATCCCCGGAATGCAGCTACCGGTGTGCTTCGCGTGAAAGATCCCGCTGAGACGGCTGCACGCGGTTTGGATGTCTTCATCTTTCAACTCTCCTTCGCAGAAGACAAGGATGGAAATCCGGCCATGAACAAAAGAGCTTCACATTCCGATTGGATGCAGTTGCTGGATCAGTTAGGTTTTAAAGTAGCCCTTGGCGACCGCAAAGTATGTGCTTCCATCTACGAAGTGGAGGCATTCGTTCAACAATGGGCCGAGCGGCGAGATCATTATACTTATGATATTGACGGGGTCGTTGTAAAAATCAACGATCTTTCCATTCAGGAACGCTGTGGTTACACAGCGCACCATCCGCGCTGGGCAGTGGCCTATAAGTTTCAGGCCAAACAAGCTACTTCTGTGTTGAAAGATGTGGAGTTCCAGGTCGGAAAAATCGGGTCCATTACTCCGGTTGCAAAAATTGAACCCGTCCCACTCGCCGGGGTTACGGTGAGCTCCGTATCCTTGCACAACGAAGATTTTATCCGGCAACGTGACATACATTATGGCGATACAGTTTTGGTAGAAAGGGCAGGTGATGTCATCCCTTATATCGTCAAAGCATTTCCCGAATTGCGAACCGGTAATGAAAAGCCAATTCAATTTCCAAAAAATTGCCCCGTTTGTGAAACGCCATTGGTTCGCGAAGAAGACGAAGCTGCCTGGCGTTGTCCGAATTTCCAGTGCGAAGCTCAGAAAGTGCAGCGATTGATTCATCACGTTTCCAAAGATGCCATGGATATCGACGGACTCGGAAAATCATTGGTTGAAAGATTTTATGAATTGGGCTGGCTCAATGATATGTCGGATATCTACAATCTCGACTATGAAGCCATTTCCCAATTGGAAGGAATGGGTGAAAAATCAGCAGCAAAACTCAGTAAATCCATTGAATCGGCAAAAAGCCGACCATTATACAGGCTTTTGCACGGACTATGCATCCACCACCTGGGTAAAAAAGTGTCTAAACTTATCGCCGAGCACCTCAGCTATCTTCCCGATCTAAAAAATTGGGACCTCGAACGCTTTACTGCCATCAAAGATGTAGGCCCGGTAGTTGGGCAAAATGTAATCCAATTTTTTCAGGAGCCCGATAATCTAAGAATGATCGACAGAATGGAACACCTAGGTGTTAACATGCGGCAGACCGATGATGACAGGCCCCGGATGAGCGATGAAAATGCGGTTTTGGCGGGCAAAACCATACTGTTTACAGGGACTTTGACGCAATTGGGAAGAAAAGAAGCGCAGGATTTGGCGGAGAAAAACGGGGCGAAATTACTTTCAGCAGTATCTTCCAATCTTAACATTCTCGTGGTAGGTGAGGATGCTGGGTCAAAGCTTTCTAAAGCCCAAAAGCTTGGTACGGTCGAAATCTGGACGGAAGAAGAGTTTCTTTCCAAAATTCAGTCATAATTTTAAGAAGAATAGCAAACGTTTAAAACTTTATAACGTTATATCTTGATAACCATTTTAGTGAAGGTCAAACGATGAAAAAAATACTAAGTTTTCTCTTTTTATGCAGTGTATGCATATACCATCTAAACGCCCAAAGCGCTTATTGGAAACCCCTGACGGCAAATTTTGCTTCCAGGGCTGGCAGTGATTGGAATAAAGTAAAGGTCACTAGCTATTTTCAACTCGATCGCCAGAAGTATGCACAACATTTAATAAATCTTTCGAATGCGGCCGGTCAAGGTGAATTTAATCTGGAACTACCTATGCCAGAAGGTGTTTGGAAGACTTTCAGGGTCAAAGAATCTCCTGTTATGGAAGCCGAACTGGCTGCTAAATTTCCGGAAATTAAAACTTATGCGGGCCATCATGGCGAATTGTACATGAGAATGTCCATTTCTCCCTACAGTTTCCAGGTTTACATCCTCACCCCTGAAGGAGATGTGATCATCGATGCACCCGACAGAAATCGCGATGTGTATGCCATGTTCAAAGGATCTGACATTCAGTTTGACGAAGCATTCAACTTAAGTTGTGGAACCAAAGACATAGATGCATTAGATAAATCTGAAGAACGCACGCACGAAAAATCTTTGCAACCGAGAAGTCCGCAGGGAGCACCCGTGAATTTGAGAACCTACAGACTAGCATTGGCTTGCACCGCTGAATGGGCTCTGGATGGTGGTCGTGGCGGTGGTAGCGTACCTACAGCTTTGGATAAAATGGTCGCTTCCTTATCTTACATCAATGCCGTTTACGAAAAGGATGTAGCAGTGCATATGAATCTTGTAGCCAACAATGATAAACTTATATTTCTCGATCCAACTTCTGATCCTTATGGCAATCCAACTTCCGGAGGCGCTTGTTTAGGCCAAAATACGGATGTAGTAACCGATGTGATCGGTAGAGCTGCTTATGATATTGGCCACGTTTTTACCAATACCTGCACAGATGTGGGGGGAGTGGCATTCTTAGCTTCTGTTTGTAATGCCAACAAGGGTGGCGGAGTAACCTGTTGGTACAACACGGATATTGCCTATGTCACACAAAGGATAGCCTGCCATGAAATGGGACACCAATTCAGCGCTTCTCATACCTTTTCGAATTGTAATGGAAATGAATCCGGAACTTCCTATGAGCCGGGCAGCGGTACCAGTATCATGTCCTATAGTGGTTTATGCGGAGCCGGATTAAACGTGGAGACCGGAAATCTGCCACATCCCAATTATTTTCACACGAATTCAGTTGAGAGAATTTATACCTACACGAGAACCGGCGATGGAAGCCGCTGTGGAGTTCAATCTGCCACAAGTAATAGTTTTCCGGATGCTGAGATTTTATTTCCTGCCGGACTTTATATTCCAATACGAACGCCCTTTCAGTTGAAAGGTAGTGCAACGGATATGGAAAATGATAACCTCACTTACAACTGGGAACAATACGATGCCGGTGGTTATGGTATGGTTTTAGGAGAACCCTTGCTCGACGTCGAAGGCCCATTATTTAAGTCAGTATTTCCCGGAAACAATCCCAATAGAATCGTTCCTGTGTGGAATACAATTTTGACCAGAGCCAATTTTGAAAGAACAGAAGTTTTACCTACGGTAAATCGCAAAATCACTTTTAGATATAACGTTCGCGATAACCATCCCGGTTCGGGAGCAACAACAACCAAACAAACGCATTTCTTTGCTATAGATTCTGCCGGACCTTTTAAGGTAAGTTTTCCAAACCTCACAACGGATATCCTTTATGCCGGCAAATGCAATCTCATAAGATGGGATGTGGCCAATACACATAAAGCTCCTGTGTCTTGTAAGAAAGTCAATATCTATCTGATGCCGAATCGCACCAATCCAAATGTGATGATTCCACTTCTCATGGATACCGAAAACGATGGCGATGCATTTGTCGAAATCCCCGATAGCCTGGTAGGAATGATTCGCTCCAGAATTCTGGTTGAATCTGCAGATAATATTTTCTTTGATGTTTCAGATGGTGATATCAGAATCTTTGCCGCAAATAATGTCAATAAAATTCAATTTGGTGTTGCCCCTTCTACATTTGTATTTTGCATACCTGATAAAATTGATTTAAATATTCAGGCCTGTGCTTTTGGCAACAATTCCGGAAAACTGAGACTCATGATTAGCGGTGGTCTGCCAGCTGGTGCAGTTTACCAATTTGAAAATGATGACTTGCCTTTGATAGGAAATACCAAACTTCAACTTGACTTCAGCAATGTAGCCGAAAGTGGCGTTTACCAATTTGAAGTATGGGCCATCACAGAAACAGGTGATACCTTGAGAGAAACCATTGAAATGGATTTGATCAATGTGAATTTTTCAGATCTCAAAACCATTTCTCCGGCCAGTGGACTGGCAGGTTTGCCGCAATCGCTTGAGTTTAAATGGACAGCTGCTAAAAATGCCTTGAGTTATCGCCTCGAAATTGCAAGTTCACCATCGTTTGGGGCTTCTCTGATTTATAGTCTTGACGGTATCAAAGACACCGTCATTACTCCGAATGTTTTCTTCAATGAAAGTACTTTACTTTATTGGAGAATTATTCCGGTAAACCGCTGTGGACTGGGTTCCCCCAGTACCCCTTCGCCATTCCAAACGGTCAATAAAAAATGCGAGTTGACAGATTACCCCGGCAACGTATTGGTGCGCAGTGCTAATAAAACAGGTTACATGCCTGTACCCATCAGAGGGTCGGGAATTATCAGCGATGTCAATGTCAATGATTTGTTTGCCAACGCTATTGGTGTCAACAGTATCACCCTAACACTCGTTAGTCCGCAGGGTACCCGCGTCAAATTATTTGACCGCAACTGTGGGGTCACGGATTTGTTCGATTGTTCGTTCGATGATGAAGGTTTGCTCAATACCATGAATGGTTGTCCGCCTTCGCAGAAAAAAATAATCAAGCCATTGGAAGCTTTAAACAAATTTAATGGTGAAGACAAAATAGGAGACTGGACCCTTGAGGTTGTTACAGACAGATTCCTCAGTGGACAGGCGAATTTTTACGGATTTAAATTAGACATCTGCTCTGAGATTAAAGTCAACAATCCGTTTTTAATTTCAAATCTTGGACTGCAGATGAATCAAGGCGAATTGCGCAATATTGGTCAGGATAAATTGGAATCTGCTGATACGGGTAATACTGCGACAGAATTGATTTATACAATCGTAGTGATTCCTCAAAAAGGCGATCTCATGTTGAATGGAGTAAAATTGGATTACGGTTCAAAATTTACGCAAAAAGACATCAATGATGGCCGCTTGAGTTATAAACATACAGGTGCTCCAATGGAGACCGATGGATTTTTATTTATTGTCGAAGATGGAACCGGTGGTTGGTTTGGAACCGATTTTTTCAAAATTCAGATTGGTCCGCTTGGCACACAGGATGAACAAATTTTTGAATTTAATGTATTTCCAAATCCGGCAAAAAATAGTGTTCAGTTGAGCTTTTCAGAATCATTGGATAAAGATGCACAGCTCAGCGTTTTTGATTTGAGCGGTAAAATGTGGATAAAACAACCTCTGGAATCACGAAGAGCTGAACTCATTGATATTTCAGCCTTACACGATGGTATTTATATATTCCAGATTCGTTCCGGAAAACAATTCAAAACAGCTAAGTTGGTAGTACAGAGATAGGCTCGGATGTTATTTCTTTGAATAAATATTAACGCATTGTGCTCTTAAAATACCAAAGCGAATTCGGTTTTTCAGAAATATATAGCATTGCCGATAACAAGGTTTTGCAGCTTGGCGAAGTGGCGGATTTTGAAGCACTTACTTTCAATTTAGCACTAATGTTCATTTGAAAACCAAATGTTCAATTTAGCACTGAACCCACCATTTTGCCAAACTGTTGTTGTTATAGCCAGTTTTTATTGTCTTATGTTATTTAATTCGGTTTCTAATAATGTTTTTGCACTCTGTTCTGTAGTGGATAGCGCACCATTCAGTAAATTATTATTTTCATAAGGGTCATTTACCAAATTATACATTTCATTACCAGAATTTTTAATTAATAATTTGTATGTGCCATTACTAATTGTCCACAACTCATCAGTTCCGTCTTTTAGTTCTGAATATTGATAATTCCGAATACTGCTAGATTGAGAAAATAAAGATTTAAAACTTTTACTATCGTGATATTCATTTCCATTTACACCTGCAATTTGGGCAATAGTTGCAAAGAGGTCAGTTCCTACCAATAACTGATTGTCTGTTCCATTTCTGAAAACTCCTTTTCCTGAAACAAATAAAGGCGTGTTTATACCGCCTTGATATAAAGTGTTTTTTACTTTTGTACTTGAATATGGGCTTTGAGCTACAAGATTTGTTGTGCCATTATCTCCCATAAAAATAATAACTGTGTTTTCTTTTTCATCAGCAGGAATATTTGCTAAAAAACGCCCAATTTGATAATCCATAGCTTCTATGGAAGCTATAAAATAAGGAGTTGCATCCATACCGTTAGTGTATGCAGGCAAGTTTCCTTGACTGTGCATATTGCTTGGCGGAAC
The genomic region above belongs to Saprospiraceae bacterium and contains:
- the ligA gene encoding NAD-dependent DNA ligase LigA, with the translated sequence MKYSAAEIKEFNNQTREFLQNPSVTNRSALDQLRELIRFHEWQYYAQDNPLISDYEYDQLYKLLERVESDHPDWFDADSPTQRVSSDLTEKFETVTHLTPMLSLENSYKLEDLEAFDARVRKLCELSDQNALEYFAEPKFDGGSIALVYENDTLVRAATRGDGAQGDEITRNARTMKSVPLHAAFSKFGLHRVELRGEAVLSHKKFALINQQRESDGLSLLANPRNAATGVLRVKDPAETAARGLDVFIFQLSFAEDKDGNPAMNKRASHSDWMQLLDQLGFKVALGDRKVCASIYEVEAFVQQWAERRDHYTYDIDGVVVKINDLSIQERCGYTAHHPRWAVAYKFQAKQATSVLKDVEFQVGKIGSITPVAKIEPVPLAGVTVSSVSLHNEDFIRQRDIHYGDTVLVERAGDVIPYIVKAFPELRTGNEKPIQFPKNCPVCETPLVREEDEAAWRCPNFQCEAQKVQRLIHHVSKDAMDIDGLGKSLVERFYELGWLNDMSDIYNLDYEAISQLEGMGEKSAAKLSKSIESAKSRPLYRLLHGLCIHHLGKKVSKLIAEHLSYLPDLKNWDLERFTAIKDVGPVVGQNVIQFFQEPDNLRMIDRMEHLGVNMRQTDDDRPRMSDENAVLAGKTILFTGTLTQLGRKEAQDLAEKNGAKLLSAVSSNLNILVVGEDAGSKLSKAQKLGTVEIWTEEEFLSKIQS
- a CDS encoding M4 family metallopeptidase: MNVQAQESNNSSECENFNSFAYDSAIFDSTHLIAPFENGILFVDLSSKDSLEIIIESLGLDANTSFELLFTENDFQDTLYYYSRYQQFYKGIRLDGGGYTVEYIRNLTDDPDNPCDNIYSIAPRILTEISIDTAADISLQSALEYFESDTLYDSELIITHNFLNECEYLLVWRIAYSDSVGGNKCIFIDANTGDSLTTIDLNEYIDAPTITYGIQNLENLESGNNYILKSPDQRLRVLDFDNTSTDPHQGRGGPAYFPNWKDKPSPFTSNSNTSWGSEATTLAYQAFYVVEKVLPEFDALGIGEGFNDVRIGTLTSYNNSFAQPWDDFQAIYLGGNANGGPTALFDIAAHEFAHIYLRKFLSSEKLAAGSLHEGLCDMIGTYIESKIQSLDWAIGDDDNRTRQEYDRNLQSPGTDFDCFTEVINLTNAHLRGKPLGHWFYLISQGKTSPVIPALGLDKSTEIVLASLKNLGNLSDYKDLMESTLAYVLKNYGRCSDEFRAVAQSWELICVPTGYANSGTIPDCSANICLTGSSIICEESDAFQLCACGAYPMGSTFNWTIIGPKSTEYTSQLGMQGNSQTGGQCLTITDIPKYPYYPQYIKISMYSPTLCDAGIRPCIIYKLLKLEDCNNDDPNCDYFSELSRKEHKTKIGIQATLFKDKKDDCALLRVYDIYGRLIFTTNNCLIQGREIPYSGIAIFRFSSKDGSLLKVQKRYLVYGKNIK
- a CDS encoding T9SS type A sorting domain-containing protein, which codes for MKTKIVIWLLLGLATNAYSQKKHDYNWLFGYGTGVPDSSSPYGGIIMSFNDGQISFIPQARDFEFNLQTNSFSDDFGVLMYMSNGCFLADSEAKILPNGDSLGYGKIWGVNCPKYQPAAQSCLFINFSNSEELVFFQTILDTIGNGQKAFRKCIYENIIVHSNDSVKSKNKIILYDTIYGGGFSAIPVDNSYKSWWGIAPARHNNEIYTFLYTQNGIEKINKQSIGKEHIALGSGGAQGLFSPNGRHYAFYSPLSGLQVFDFDRTTGLLSNFSFYEIVYPFNTSGGCAFSPDSRFVYVSNPTEVLQVDLMEQDSTKAIDTVGVFDDFFDPYPATYMQMALGPDCRIYITAGGGNQYLHVILYPNRKGKDCQLINRGLKLPTRNSHATPNFPHYRVDEPYPCDSTIRIQLNTDVDEAFKFRQGELLLYPNPAKSELIVQDIQNLIPGKVNIRLFSIQGQLISEMQTDNAGEEMRIPVLNLNTGMYIIQLRNEKGRYWMSKFLKD